The Deltaproteobacteria bacterium genomic interval ATAACAAGGGAGTCGGGGTGGACATCCTTGGTGGGAGCACCAACGCCAACTCGAACGTAGTCGATATCACCTTGGAGCAAAACATGATCGCGGGGAACGTAGTGTCGAGCGGGACCGCCGGGATTGTTGCCATTGCCGGTTTGTTCTCCTCTTCCAATAACGAGGCCACAGTGCGTATTCGTAAGGGTAGCAATTCTGCGGGCAATACGGTGAGGAACAATACCGGGCACGGTATGAGCGGCACCGCCGGGCAGGATAACAGCTCGAACAACGTGCTGACTTGGGAAGTCGAGGGCAATACCGTCGAAGGCAACCAAGGCATCGGCATCGTGGCACTTGGTGGTTTGGGGGCTTTTGGCGAGCCGACTGGAGCCAGCATGAACAACACCCTCAATGCGACGATTACTGGCAACCTTGTACGGCGGCATCCTGGGAATGGCCTCAGCATTCAAGGGGGAATCGCCAGCGTCAACGGGCGCGCGAACACGAGCGCCGATAACAACCGGATCGATGTCACGATTTCCCAAAACACGGTGGATACGTCCGGGGTGGGAATCTTCATGACTGGCGGGAGTGTCGGCGAAGCCAATGCCAACACGGTGGATGCCCAGATACAGAACAACACCATCTGCGGGAACGAGGTCGGCGATGTGCGTGTCGATGGTGCCTTTATCGGCAACCACTTTTTTCCGCCGAATACCGGAACCGGCAATCGCGTGAGCGGTGCCATCGACAACAACACTGTGACGTTCGTAACGGTGGCTGACGGTATTGCCGGGAACACTGCGGACCCGTCGCAAATTGACAACAGCGAGTGTCCGGGCGATTACGACGAGGATGGAGTACTGAATGAACTGGATCGCTGTCCAGGGACGGGGGTCAGTGCAATGGTCGATGCGAACGGGTGCACGCCGGCGCAATTGGACGAGGACAACGACGGAGTGGCGATTGCGAATGACAACTGTCCGTTGACTGCGAATCCTGACCAGCACGACATCGATTTCGACGGGCGCGGCGATGCCTGCGATGACGATAGCGACAATGACGGGATTCCCGACGGTGCCGACGGTTGCGCGCAGGGGTGGAGTCCTGGCGGCATTTCTTCCGACTTTGACGGCGATGGCATCGGAGACGACTGCGACAATTGTCTTACCGTAGTGAATCCTCTGCAAGAAGATACTGATAGCAATGGGCGCGGTGATGTGTGCGAATTGGACAGCGATTTGGAGGAGGAGAAAAAACCGAAGAAGAGCAAAACCAAACCCATTGATCCTGCCGTAACGGATAGCGATAGCGACGGCTTGACCGACGCGCGAGAAATTTTACTCAATACCGATCCCCTCAAGGCGGATTCCGACGGTGATGGACGTAGCGATGGCGCGGATAATTGCCCGCAACTGGCGAATCCGACTCAGGACAATAGCGATAACGATGCGTTTGGCGATGTCTGCGATGGCGACGACGATAACGATGGTGTCGCCGATGCTGTGGATTCCTGTCCACTCAACGCGAATCCCGGTCAGGCGGATTTGGATGGCGATGGGAAAGGGGATGTCTGCGATACCGACGCCGACGGCGACGGTTTTGCCGCTGTTTCTGCTGGTGGGCTGGATTGTGACGACCGAGCGGCTGGCACGCATCCCGGGGCGAAAGAAATTCCCGGCAATGGACGTGACGATGACTGTACTGCGACGACGCTGGATCGCCCCATTGAGTTGCTCGTCTCGGTCGAGGATCCGCTGGATACGAGCGTGACTGCCGACACCTGGCTTCCCAACGAAGGCAGAATGGCACGCATGATTGCGCAGGTAGTGGGAACTCCGGGTGGGACGCCGTCGCCAGTCTTTTCCTTACAGTTGGCGAGTACGAATCTGCCGGGGCGCTATACGAACGACACTAGCACGGATACCAGCCCGGACTACGAAGTGGTGAGTAACGTTGGCAATCAAGCCCTTGTGCGTGCGCACGACTTCGGCGGGACATTGACCGTGCAGGCGCGGGCGGACGTGACGTTGCCGGATGGGACGCGGGTCATTCTTGAGAAAGTGTTGACCTTGCCCACAGACACGGACCACGACGGGCTGCCGGATGCCTGGGAGGATCAATTTGGCGGACTCAGTCCGAGTGACGATACCGATCTGAGCAACGGCAACACGTTTGTGGGCGACGGGCTGACGGCGGTGGAGGAATATCGCGGGTTTCTGTGGGGACCTACCCTGGTCAAAGTCGGTCCCGATAGCCTCTACCAGACTCCAGTGTATGTACCGCAAGGCTCACCAGTGCATTTCCGCAGCAGTCCGTTCCGCAAAGACGTCTTTCTGAAATTCTCCGGCTACCGCGACCCGCTGCCCTTCGCGTTGGGGACGGCTTTCATCGACGATGCACACCTCGACGTCCATGTCGTGGACGCCGCGCTGATGCCGGGAGAGCTGCACATCGATGTCTTGCCCGTTGTTAACAACGTGATGGGGACTTATCAAGGAGCCAATGGTCACATCAATAAGCGTGGCGTTCGCGACTGGATATGGGATACGAAGGGCGCGAGCTCGGAAGGGACCGCCACTCAATACGGGGAACCAATAACCTATCAGATTCCAGCCGAGTTCTATTTCACTGATCGGCCGTATGCCGACACTGGCGTCCTGGGGATCTTGGAGCCTCTTTCGACCGCTGGGGTAGAGGATAAGAATGATAACGGGCAACTCGACGTGTTACTGGGTGCGAAAGAGGACGCCAACAAGAATGGCCTCCTCGATGGAGATCGTGTGGTGCAAGGAAGCTTCACGCAAGCTTTGAGCCCGCTCGATGTCGACAATGACGGTTTGGTGGAATTGCCTGTTGTCGCCGACCCGGCGGGTATCGACCCTCGCTTCGAATACACTCGGGCGCACGTCCTGATGCACACCGTCACCCACGAAGTGGGGCACGCCCTCGGGATAGCGCATAACTCGGACGCTGCATGCTTGATGTTCGAGCAAACACCCAACTGGAGCCGTGCCGGGTGCCTGAGTCTCGACTCCAAAGCGCGGATTCAGGTGCATAACGATTAGGAGGGGGAAGCGTATGGTGCAAAGAATCAATCAGCGGAGGGACTGGAAGGTGATGATGATAGTGGGTGGGGTGTTGCTCGCGGCCTGTGCGCCGCGCCCGGGCGGTCTCCCGAGGCCGGCTCAAACGCCGGTGCAGACCGTGCCAGCCAAACCAGCCCTCCACGCGGCCTACGGCAAACTGCCGTTGTCGTTCGAGGCGAACCAGGGGCAGAGCGATCCTTCGGTCCAGTTCTTGGCGCGGGGGCGCGGGTATGCGCTGTTTTTGACGCGCACCGAGGCGGTGTTGGCGCTCGAACAGGCAGCAGGCAACGGGCACCAGGCAACGCGATGCGGGGAGCGGCACGTAGGGGAGACCCCCTGTGGTCGCCCGGGAGGTGGGCAGGCACGGGGGCCTGCCCCTACAACTTCCGCCGTCATCCGTCTGCAACTCGCCCAGGCCAACCCTCAACCCCGCATGGAAGGACTGGACGCCCTGCCGGGGAAGGTCAACTACTTTCTGGGTAACGATCCGAGCCAATGGCGCACGAATGTGCCAACCTACGCCAAGGTGAAATATCGTGACGTATATCCTGGTATTGACGTGGTGTACTACGGCAACCAGGAGGGGCGGTTGGAGCATGACTTCATCGTGGCCCCGGGAGCTGACCCGAGCATGATCCAGCTCACGCTCCGTGACCAAGCCGGAGAGGAGCTGCCGCTAACAGCAGATGCCGAGGGCAACCTGCTGGTGCAAGTGGCCGATGCGACTCTGCGGCTGGGCAAGCCGGTGGTGTATCAAGAGATCGCCGGCGTGCGGCGAGAGGTCTCTGGTCACTACGCCTTGCTCGGCCTTCGGCCTTCAGCCTTCAGCCCTCAGCCCTCAGCCCTCGGCATTGCTTCCGTGGGCTTCCAACTCGCCGCCTACGACCCTGCCCGCCCGCTCATCATCGACCCGACCTTCGTCTACTCCACGTATTTAGGCGGAAGCAGCTTCGATGAAGCCTTGGCTCTTGCTGTGGATGAGAGTGGCCAAGCCTATGTGGCAGGAGGCACGCTTTCGACAAATTTTCCCACGGCGATGCCGCTGCAGGCCGCTAAGGCTGGGTCCAGCGATGCCTTTGTGGCGAAGTTGAGCGCCGATGGGCAGACCTTGCTCTATGCCACGTATCTGGGGGGGAGCAATGGCAGCGGCCAGCTTGCCTACGCTATTGCCGTCAACGGGAGCGGCCAAGCCTACGTGACCGGGAGCACTTTTTCGACAAATTTTCCCACCGTGACCCCGCTGCAGGCCGCTAAGGCTGGGTCCAGCGATGCCTTTGTGGCGAAACTGAGCGCGGACGGGGCAACCTTGCTCTATTCTACGTATTTAGGCGGAAGTGGCTTTGAAGATACCTACGCGCTGGCGCTGGATGGCGACGGCCAAGCATATGTCGCGGGGTGGACCCTTTCGACAAATTTTCCCACCGTGATGCCGCTGCAAGCCGCGAAGGCCGCGGCTGCCGATGCGTTCATAGCGAAGCTGAGTGCCGATGGCACGACCTTACTCTATTCCACCTATTTGGGGGGCAATGATGACGATCTTGCCTATGCCTTGGCGGTGGATGGCAGCGGCCGAGCTTACGTCGCTGGGCAGACATTCTCGACGGACTTTCCGATGGCGACCCCGTTGCAAGCCGCCAATGCCGGCGATTCGGATGTTTTTGTAACCAAGCTGAGTGTGGATGGCACCTCCCTCGTGTACTCTACGTATGTGGGCGGGAGTAGTGCCGAGGAGACCTATGCGCTGGCGGTAGACGGGAATGGCCAAGCCTATGTGGCTGGGCGGACCGCATCGGCGGACTTGCCCATCGTAGCGCCGCTGCAGGCCGCCAATGCCGGGAGTTGGGACATCTTCGTGATGAAGTTGAACGACGCCGGGACGATCCTCCTGTACTCCACGTATGTGGGCGGAAGCAGTGCTGACGATGCTTTCGCCATCGCACTCAACGACAGCGGTCAAGCCTGTATCGCTGGGAGGACCTCTTCGACGAATTTCCCTACGGTAGCGCCTCTGCAGGCCACAAAATCCGGGTCAGAGGATGGCTATATCGCTCAGTTAAGTGCTGATGGGACAGTTCTCTCCTTCTCTACGTATTTGGGTGGGAGCTTAAGCGATATTGTCTACGCTATTGCGCTGGATGGAAGCGGTCAGGTGTATGTTGCGGGGAGCACCCAGTCGACGGACTTTCCCACGGCGATGCCGTTCCAAGCGGTCAATGCCGGAAGTCTTGATGCCTTCATAACGAAGCTGGACATCCCGCCGGATGCAGACGGGGACGGACTGTCGGACGCGCAGGACAACTGCCCCGACATGCGCAACACGGTGCAGCTCGATGAAGACGGGGATGGATTGGGCGATGGCTGCGATACCGATCAGGACAACGACGGCGTGCCCGATAGTAGCGATAGCTGCCCAGCGGCCTGGAACCCCCTCGGGCAAAGCCTCGACCATGACAGCGATGGGGTGGCTGATGCGTGTGACAACTGTTTGTTCGTGGCCAACGCCGATCAACTCGACGCCGACCACAACGGGCGCGGGGACCTGTGTGAGGTCGACGTGGACCTCCCAGAACCCAAGAAACCCAAGCACCGCAAAGGTCGTCCGCTGGACCCGGCGGTGACCGATAGCGATGGTGACGGCTTGACCGACGCGGTGGAGGCCGCGCGGGGGCTCGCGCCCGGCAACCCCGACAGCGACGGGGATGGGGTGAACGATGGGACGGATAACTGCCCGCTGTCGGGGTTTGCCAATCCTGACCAGCAGGACACCGACCATGACACGCTGGGGGATGTCTGCGACGGCGACGATGACGGGGACTTTGTCCAGGACGCGAACGATAACTGCTCGTTGGTAGCGAACACCGATCAGCGTAATGCCGATGGCGATGACAAGGGCGATGCGTGCGACCCGGACCAGGACGGAGATGGGTTTCTGTCCGTGGCAGCCGGCGGCACCGACTGCGACGATGGCGTGGCGAGCGTGCATCCGGGGGCCACAGAGATTCCCGGCAACACGCGCGATGATGACTGCGACGCGAGCACGCTCGACCGGCAACTGGCGCTGGTGCTGGACGTGAACGATCCCAGTGACCCGGAAACAAATGCCGCCACCTGGTTGCCCACCGTCGGGCGCAGGGCGGTGCTCCTCGCACGGGTGACAGATGACCTGCATCAGAGTGTGGGCAGTCCGGTGGTGACGCTTACTCTAGGCGGCAGCAGCGCCCTACCCGGACAGTACACCAACGATGAGAATCCCGACCCGAGTCCGGACTACGTGGTGGAGAGCGGCAGCGGCAATCAGGCCGTGGTGCAAGCGCAGGATTTCGGTGGGTCGCTCATGGTCCAGGCTATGGCGAAGTTGACATTGGCGGACGGGACGCGGGTCGTGCTGCAACAGACCTTCACCTTGCCGAGTGATCGGGACCACGACGGATTACCGGATGCGTGGGAAGACCAGTTCGGGGAGCTTGATCCCGACGAAGACTTTGACACTAGCGAGGGGAACCCCTATGTGGGCGATGGGCTGACAGCCTTCGAGGAATATCGAGGCTTGGTGTGGGGGCCGCCGTTAGTGCGGGTGGAGCCGGATGCCACGTACCAGACGCCGGTGTACGTGCCGCAGGGGCCAGTGCAGCACTTTCGTGGTCATCCGTTCCGGAAAGATCTGTTTCTCACCTTCCAGAACTACAACCGGGATGCGTCCAATCCCTTCGCGCTGGGGACGGCGTTTAGCGAAGATGCGGGGCTCGACGTGCATGCGGCAGCGCTCGAAGCTGGCTTCGGAGAGGCGCATATCGACACGATCTTGGTCGAGAACGACCTCACGGGCACGTATCAAGGGGCCGATGGGCATATCAACAAGCGGGGGGTGCGGGACTGGGTCTGGGATACCAAAGGGGCCAGCGGGCAAGGGGACGCGACCACGTATGGCAGCCCGGTGACCTATCAAAAACCACTGGACGATTACTTTGCCGATCGGCCCTATATCGATGGCTCTCCTCAGGATGGTCTACTGAACTCGGTGACGGCGGCGGTGGTGGAGGATGGGAACGACAACGCGGTCTTGGATATCCGCAAGGGATTGAACGAGGACAAGATCAAGAACGGGAACTTGGATGGGGATCAATTCGTGCCGGGGCGGTTTGACGCGGCGTTCTCGGCGTTAGATCTAGACCACGACGGGAGGGTGGAGTTGCCGGTGGTGAACCTGCCGAGTCAGATCAGTCCGCAGTTCGAGTACAGCAAGGGGCAGGTGGTGATGAGTACGATCACGCACGAGGTGGGGCATGCGTTAGGGCTGATGCACAACCAAGACGCGACCTGTTTGATGTACGAGCAGTCGCCGAACTGGAGCCGGGCTGGATGTCTCAGCCCCAGCTCCAAGGCCGAAATTCAGATTCATAATGAGTAGGGGATATCCGTACTGCCTCTTGTAGAATAGAGGGCAGAAGCGCTAATAGGTTCTAACTAGGGGCAGCGGGGAAAAAAGGAGGATGAGTATGACTTCCCATTCGCGTTCTCCGCCTAGCAGAGGCAACTATGTTCCTCTGCCTCATCGGTTCTGCCGAGTCACCACATTTATCCAAAAGAGGAGAAAGGTAATGGGAAAATCGTTGTTTACCGCGAGTGTTTTCTTCGCTTTCGTGCTGACTGTTATAGTAATTTTGGATCTGTCGGTGCCGAACGGTATGGTGGCTTGGGCGGCGCCTCCTAGCCAGATGGCAGCCAGCCAGTTGCAAGGACATGCTGGAACGGCGACGCCTCAGCGGCTAACGCCGCAGTTCACTGCCGAGCCCGTGTCACCTACTGCAGAGCAACTGGCGGTGAGCGCAATGGCAGTCGCGCACGGCCGCGGACACGGCCCTACCAGCGTCGGCCAAAGCCCCGTAGCGGGTCCCCGCAGCCCCTCAACCGCCGTACCGCCGAACGCGCCCGAGACGTTCACCGTCTTCCGTAGTCGCGCGCTGGCTCCTGGCTCAGGACTGGCCCAGAGCACGATCAACGAGCCGTCGCTGGCGAACTCTGGCAAATACATCTGGTACACCGGCAACTGGTATGCTGCCCGCTCCACTAACGCTGGCGTCGCGTGGAAGTATGTCAACCCCTATGCCGACATGCCGGACTTCTGCTGCGACCAGGATGTGGTCTATGACAAGGGCCGCGACATGATCCTCTGGTACCGACAAGGCACGGGCCGACCCAACCGCTACCTGTTAAGCGGTTCCTTGGACGGTGGCGCGCACTGGTGCACCTATTCACTTAACGCCGCCAACTACTTCGGGAACCCTTGGGGAGCACAAGACTGGTTCGACTACCCGCATCTGGCCCTGAGCAATGACCACATTTACATCACCAGCAACATGTTCGACAATCCGGGGAACTTCCAGCGCATGATCCTTACAAAGATACCCCTGGACCCCCTTCGGTCGTGCGCTGGCTTCGGTTTCACTTGGTGGGCACGCAGTACAGGTTGGACATGGACGCCGGTCCAGGGGGCCACCGATGTCATGTATATCGGCGACCATACCGACACGGACACGTTCAACATTTGCTGGAACGTGGAGGCGGATAACCTTCTCTCCTGTGCTGACCGGGACATCGACGCCTGGACGTTTACCGATCGCGGTGACGCCTCATGTCCCGTCCCGGACGGCAACGACCCCTGTCTGCGGCTTGATGAGCGGATCAATGCAGGATGGCTGAAAGAGGATGAGGACCAAAACCGCCACCTGCTCGGCTTCTTCTGGACCGTGCAGGAGGGAGCAGGATTCCCCTTCCCGTATGTCAACGCCGCAGTGTTTGACCCGCAGACGCTCACCTATCTATCGAGGCCGCTCATTTGGAATCCTGATTTCGCCTGGTTCTACGCGGGGGCAGCGCCCAACGCCCGCGGCGACTTGGGTATCGCCACGTACCTAGCAGGCGGCGGGAACTACGTTCAAATGTATGTCGGCATTGAAGACGACTTCAACGGCGCGCCACCGGGCTGGGAAGTGGCCTTGGTGCGAGCCAGTAACGACGGCCCGGACCCCGACAACTGGGGCGACTACCTGCGCGTGCGGCCGCATAGCCCGGACGGCGTCACCTGGATTGCCGGTGGCCATACGCTCCAGGGCGGCGGGACCGGTGCATTCGTCGAGCCACGCTACGTCGTCTTCGGCCGCGAACGGGACCAAGACGGGTTGTTCCGCTTCTGGACCAAGTGATGTAGTAAGGACCGATCTTGCCAAGGGAGGAGTTAAGGTGGAGACGCCCAGCAGTATGACCCGTCAGGTGCGGCCGCTAAGACAGGTCGGCATAAATTCCGCGCCCGTTCTATCCTCCTCATCTAGTGTAGGGGCGACTTCATGTGATCGCCCTGGCGGGGTTGGGGGCAGTTACATAAGGCTGTCCCTACTCGGCTTTCTCGCCGTCTTTGTAGCTGCCGTGCTTTCCGTGCGAGGTCAAATCGCTCACGGCTCGGAGGAAATCTCGGAAGCACAGACCCCAGCATGTAATGCGCCTCCGAGGGCCGAGCCGCTGGCACCAGCCGAATCACTGCCCAACCCTGTAACCGAAAGCTCAGCCAGCGGAGAATCCGGTACAGGCAGCACCGGGCCTGGGACGATCACTGCTATACGACCGCCTGAGGGTTTGGAACCGCCAAACGCTGAGGAGCTGGCGCGTCGCGAAGCGATCTTAAAGGGGAGCAACCTTTCGCCGAGTTGGCCTCCCGAGAAGACACAGGCGGAACCCAGTCCACCCTCCGGCCCGTGGACAGCCCCCAAAGAGACACGCTAAGAGCGAGAGAATCGCTTGTCGATATTGTTCAAAGTGCTGGGTGGCCTCCCAAGGTGGGGCTGCGAGAGGAAGGGCTATATGCCGAGACCGATTCCACTGCACTTGGCGTGGGGCCTGACGATAGTAGGTGGGGTGTTGCTCTCCGGTTGTCTCACGACGCGTAGCCGCGTTTCTCAGATGACCCCACTGCCGCCGATAGGTACGCTGCAAACACGATCCATACCGTTGCCACCCACTGCTGCGGCGCAACCACCGCTCCACGCGGCCTACGGCAAACTGCCGTTGCAGTTTGAGCAGAACCAAGGACAGAGCGATGCCCAGGTGCAGTTCCTCGCTCGGGGGCACGGCTACGCCCTGTTTCTGACGCCGACCGAGATGGTACTGTCCTTGCGGACGGGAGGAAACGGAGAAACGGGAAGAGGAACTGGTGAAAGGGCGAAAGGGGGAAAGGGCGAAGAGGACAGACACAAGGGAAAACGATGGCCTACTCAGTCCTCAGCACTCAGTACTGAGACCGTGCGCTTGCAACTGGTCAACGCCAACCCGCAGCCGCGTATGGAAGGGCTGGCGGAATTACCGGGGAAAGTGAACTACTTCTTGGGTAACGACCCGAGCCAGTGGCGGACCAACGTCACCACCTACGCCAAGGTCAAGTATCACGACGTCTACCCGGGGGTGGATGTGGTGTACTACGGCAACCAAGAGGGCCGGTTAGAGCATGACTTCATCGTCGCGCCCGGCGCGGACCCGAGCGTGATCCAGTTCAGTATCCGCGACCAAGCGGGAGACGAGCTACCGCTGACGGCGGATGCCGCCGGCAATTTGTTGGTGCAAGTGGCCGACGTGATGCTACGGCTAGGCAAGCCGCTGGTGTATCAAGAGATTGCCGGAGTACGACGGGACGTGGTGGGCAGCTACGCGCGGCTCGGCACTCAGCCTTCAGCCCTCAGTTCTCAGTTCTCAGCACTCAGCACTGCTTCCGTGGGTTTCCAGCTCGCCGCCTACGACGCGACGAGACCATTGATCATCGATCCAGTATTAAGTTATTCCACCTACCTTGGTGGCGGTGGAGATGACATAGGCCAAAGTATTGCTGTGGACACCGCCGGCAATACGTACGTGACGGGGGAGACCGCTTCGAGCGACTTCCCGACCGTCAATCCCTGGCAGCCAGCGTCTGACGGCGTCGCCGATGTCTTTGTGGCGAAGTTAAGTGCCGACGGACAGACCTTGCTCTATTCCACCTATTTGGGGGGAAACGATCTCGATACTGCTACTGCCGTTTCCACAGATGAGAGTGGCCAGACCTACGTCGTAGGGTGGACCGATTCGACGGATTTCCCTACAGCGACCCCTGTGCAAGCCGCCAAGGCTGGAGATTCTGATGTTTTTGTGGCGAAACTGAGCGCGGATGGCACCATCCTCCTCTACTCCACGTATGTCGGAGGGAGCAGCGATGACGAGGCATATGCGCTAGCGGTAGACAGAAATGGCCAAGCGTATGTTACCGGGCTTACTGTATCCACGGACTTTCCGACGGTCATGCCCCTGCAAGCCGCTCAGGCTGGAGGGGCATGGGATGGCTTTGTAGTGAAGTTGAGCGCGGACGGCGCGACCTTGCTCTACTCCACCTACCTTGGTGGCGACGACTTTGACGACGGCCAAGGTATTGCCGTGGACACCGCCGGCAATGCGTACGTGACGGGAGAGACCGGTTCGAGCGACTTCCCGACCGTCAATCCCTGGCAGCCAGCGTCTGGTGGCCTCGGCGATGCCTTTGTGGCGAAGTTGAGCGCGGACGGCGCGATCTTGCTCTACTCCACCTACCTTGGTGGCGACGACTTTGACGACGGCATCGGCATTGCTGTGGACACTGCCGACAATGCGTATGTGACGGGGGGGACCGATTCGAGCGACTTCCCGACCGTCAATCCTTGGCAGCCGGCGTCTGGCGGCCTCGGCGATGCCTTCGCGGCGAAGCTGAGCGCGGATGGGATGACCTTACTCTACTCTACCTACTTGGGTGGCAGCAGTGACGATAGAACTTGGGGTATTGCGGCGGATGGAAGCGGCCAAGCCTATGTGACAGGGGAGACCTTGTCGACTGACTTCCCGACCGTCAATCCCTGGCAGCCGGCGTCTGGCGGCTACTACGATGGCTTTGTGGCGAAGTTGAGCGCGGACGGCGCGACCTTGCTCTACTCCACCTACCTTGGTGGCGGCGACTTTGACGACGGCTACGGCATTGCCGTGGACACCGCTGGCACTGCGTACGTGGCTGGGGTCACTTATTCGACGGACTTTCCCACGGCCATGCCGTTTCAGGCGGTCCTCGCCCGGAGTGCTGACGCCTTCGTAACGAAGCTGGACCTAGCGCAGCTCGATGCTAACGATGACGGAGATGGGATTCCTGTTCTGCGAGATAATTGTCCCGAGGTGGCCAATCCCACCCAGACCGACGCCGATGGCGATGGTATCGGTGACGCTTGTGACGTGGACGACGATAACGATGGGATTCCAGATGAGACCGACACCTGCATTACGGTGTGGAACCCCCATGAGCAAGACACCGATGGTGACGGAGATGGCGTAGCCGATGCCTGCGACAATTGTCCCAGCGTGGCGAATGACGATCAATTAGACGCCAACCGCAATGGGAAAGGCGATGTCTGCGACGTCGATCGCGATCTTGACGAACCCAAAAAGCCCAGTAGGAAAAAGCCTAAACCTTCCGACCCGGCCGTAACCGATAGCGATGGGGACGGGTTGACCGACGCGGTGGAAGACGCGCGTGGGCTCTTGCGTAACAATCCCGACAGCGATGGGGATGGGGTGATAGATGGAGCCGATAACTGTCCGCTACCGGGGTTTGCCAATGCCGATCAGCGGGACACCGACCATGACACGCTGGGAGATGCCTGTGACGGAGATGACGACGGTGACTTCGTTCCCGACTCCACCGATAACTGCTCGGTAATTAGCAACACTGCCCAAAGAAATATGGATGGCGACGCGAAGGGCGACGCCTGCGACGACGATGCCGATGGGGACGCTTTCCTGGCGACCGCTGCAGGTGGGGATGACTGTAACGATCTGGCCGCGACGGTGCATCCTGGCGCGCGAGAGATTCCCGGCAATAATCGCGATGACGATTGCGACGCGAGCACGGTGGATCGGGTGTTGATGCTGGCGATCGATCTGCTTGACCCGGACGATCCCGCTGCGACCTACGAGACGTGGTTGCCGACGGAGGGTCGCAAAGCAGAGCTGCGGGCGCGGGTCGTGGACGGGCAAGGTCAACTGGTTGGGACTCCCACCGTGAGGCTGGCTCTCGTCAGCATCAGTGACCTCCCGGGACAATACACCAACGACGCCAGCCCGTATCTAAGTGTGGACTATGAAGTGGAGCAGAACACCGGCAATTGGCTGGTCGTGCAAGCACGAGACTTTGGCGGCGTCGTCACG includes:
- a CDS encoding SBBP repeat-containing protein; the protein is MVQRINQRRDWKVMMIVGGVLLAACAPRPGGLPRPAQTPVQTVPAKPALHAAYGKLPLSFEANQGQSDPSVQFLARGRGYALFLTRTEAVLALEQAAGNGHQATRCGERHVGETPCGRPGGGQARGPAPTTSAVIRLQLAQANPQPRMEGLDALPGKVNYFLGNDPSQWRTNVPTYAKVKYRDVYPGIDVVYYGNQEGRLEHDFIVAPGADPSMIQLTLRDQAGEELPLTADAEGNLLVQVADATLRLGKPVVYQEIAGVRREVSGHYALLGLRPSAFSPQPSALGIASVGFQLAAYDPARPLIIDPTFVYSTYLGGSSFDEALALAVDESGQAYVAGGTLSTNFPTAMPLQAAKAGSSDAFVAKLSADGQTLLYATYLGGSNGSGQLAYAIAVNGSGQAYVTGSTFSTNFPTVTPLQAAKAGSSDAFVAKLSADGATLLYSTYLGGSGFEDTYALALDGDGQAYVAGWTLSTNFPTVMPLQAAKAAAADAFIAKLSADGTTLLYSTYLGGNDDDLAYALAVDGSGRAYVAGQTFSTDFPMATPLQAANAGDSDVFVTKLSVDGTSLVYSTYVGGSSAEETYALAVDGNGQAYVAGRTASADLPIVAPLQAANAGSWDIFVMKLNDAGTILLYSTYVGGSSADDAFAIALNDSGQACIAGRTSSTNFPTVAPLQATKSGSEDGYIAQLSADGTVLSFSTYLGGSLSDIVYAIALDGSGQVYVAGSTQSTDFPTAMPFQAVNAGSLDAFITKLDIPPDADGDGLSDAQDNCPDMRNTVQLDEDGDGLGDGCDTDQDNDGVPDSSDSCPAAWNPLGQSLDHDSDGVADACDNCLFVANADQLDADHNGRGDLCEVDVDLPEPKKPKHRKGRPLDPAVTDSDGDGLTDAVEAARGLAPGNPDSDGDGVNDGTDNCPLSGFANPDQQDTDHDTLGDVCDGDDDGDFVQDANDNCSLVANTDQRNADGDDKGDACDPDQDGDGFLSVAAGGTDCDDGVASVHPGATEIPGNTRDDDCDASTLDRQLALVLDVNDPSDPETNAATWLPTVGRRAVLLARVTDDLHQSVGSPVVTLTLGGSSALPGQYTNDENPDPSPDYVVESGSGNQAVVQAQDFGGSLMVQAMAKLTLADGTRVVLQQTFTLPSDRDHDGLPDAWEDQFGELDPDEDFDTSEGNPYVGDGLTAFEEYRGLVWGPPLVRVEPDATYQTPVYVPQGPVQHFRGHPFRKDLFLTFQNYNRDASNPFALGTAFSEDAGLDVHAAALEAGFGEAHIDTILVENDLTGTYQGADGHINKRGVRDWVWDTKGASGQGDATTYGSPVTYQKPLDDYFADRPYIDGSPQDGLLNSVTAAVVEDGNDNAVLDIRKGLNEDKIKNGNLDGDQFVPGRFDAAFSALDLDHDGRVELPVVNLPSQISPQFEYSKGQVVMSTITHEVGHALGLMHNQDATCLMYEQSPNWSRAGCLSPSSKAEIQIHNE